In the genome of Deinococcus deserti VCD115, one region contains:
- a CDS encoding branched-chain amino acid ABC transporter permease, translating to MDLLPQLLIAGVVIGSIYALAALGFVLIYKSSRVINFAHGQIIATGAFIAFALTQSGMNFWLAGLLAMVATFLLGMLIERVFLRRMVGEPIISVIMVTIGLSSVIEGLIHLTPYGAGSFSFTTPAVLAGDGLSVLGTQLSRTQIAGVLAALGLLAGFTYFFNKSTLGITMRAVADDQMAAMSVGTSVERVFALAWAAAGLSAAAAGVILGLMSGLTLGGLAGIGLKVFPVVILGGLDSVVGAIVGGMLIGVLENLSAGYLDGLVPGGGTREVFPFIILIAVLLLRPYGLFGTKEIERV from the coding sequence GTGGATCTTCTTCCCCAACTCCTGATCGCCGGCGTGGTCATCGGCAGCATTTACGCACTGGCCGCGCTGGGCTTCGTACTGATCTACAAGTCCAGCCGCGTGATTAACTTTGCGCACGGACAGATCATCGCTACCGGGGCGTTTATCGCCTTCGCACTGACGCAGAGCGGCATGAACTTCTGGCTGGCCGGGCTGCTTGCCATGGTCGCCACCTTCCTGCTGGGCATGCTGATCGAACGGGTGTTCCTGCGCCGCATGGTGGGAGAGCCGATCATTTCGGTGATCATGGTGACCATCGGCCTGAGCAGCGTTATTGAGGGTCTGATTCACCTCACGCCCTACGGTGCCGGCAGCTTCAGCTTCACCACGCCCGCTGTACTGGCCGGCGACGGCCTGAGCGTCCTGGGCACGCAACTGTCACGCACTCAGATTGCTGGGGTTCTTGCGGCGCTGGGACTGCTGGCCGGCTTTACCTACTTTTTCAACAAGTCCACCCTGGGCATCACCATGCGCGCCGTGGCTGACGACCAGATGGCGGCCATGTCGGTGGGCACCAGTGTCGAGCGGGTCTTTGCGCTGGCCTGGGCAGCAGCTGGCCTGTCTGCGGCGGCCGCTGGTGTCATTCTCGGGCTGATGAGCGGCCTGACCCTGGGTGGGCTGGCGGGCATTGGCCTCAAGGTATTTCCGGTCGTGATTCTAGGTGGGCTCGACAGTGTGGTCGGGGCCATTGTGGGCGGCATGCTGATCGGCGTGCTGGAAAACCTCTCGGCCGGGTATCTCGATGGCCTGGTGCCGGGCGGCGGCACACGCGAAGTCTTTCCGTTCATCATTCTGATCGCGGTGCTGCTGCTGCGCCCTTACGGTCTGTTCGGCACCAAGGAGATCGAGCGTGTGTAA
- a CDS encoding AMP-binding protein: MSTPAGTSIFENTNLLGDVTTLTIPQLLARRAELSPEGVALRHKEYGIWNETTNATYLQRSREVAAGLHALGVRRGDKVAIIAENIPAWVFTEIGAQALGAISVGVYQSSVAAEVRYVVDYTDAVVVLAEDEEQVDKLLEHRDELPKVRKVIYEDPRGMSKHAHDSWFMSFEELLELGRQQPGDIFGQEAALGHPDDVCHFSLTSGTTGQPKAAMLSHRNLLYMGQSLGRVEGFKPGSDYLSFLPMAWIGEQMMTIAVALSNGITVNFPESTETAMHDLVEVGPHFMFAPPRIWEGIQSQMFIRMQESYGLNRVLYRKLLQWSTDAADASLSGSKPSGLAAFKRWVAYWGLTRPLLDQLGFLRLTHAYTGGAALGPDVFRFYHGLGVNLKQIYGQTENIGIAYVHRDGDVRFDTVGKILPGGEVRITPEGEILSRSPAVCQGYYKKPEATAETIRDGWLHSGDAGRLTADGHLQVIDRLSDVMQNARGDRFSPQFIENRLKFSPYVKEAVVLGDGRDEVTAILNVDPMTAGQWAEKHKLAYSTYMDLSSKPEIAELIAREVQEANTRLEPHERIKRFVLLYKLLDADDDELTRTGKVRRKTIREKYVPIIEALYDGSRSREVEAVFKYQDGQEQRVHTTVQVHDVPGEAGPSTLPPARSPGTPVSA; encoded by the coding sequence ATGAGCACCCCAGCCGGCACATCAATTTTTGAGAATACGAATCTTCTGGGTGACGTCACCACGCTGACGATCCCGCAGCTGCTCGCCCGCCGCGCCGAACTGTCTCCCGAAGGCGTAGCGCTGCGGCACAAGGAATACGGCATCTGGAACGAGACCACCAACGCCACGTACCTCCAGCGGTCCCGTGAAGTCGCCGCCGGGCTGCATGCCCTGGGAGTACGCCGCGGAGACAAGGTGGCCATCATCGCTGAGAACATTCCGGCGTGGGTGTTTACCGAGATCGGCGCGCAGGCGCTGGGGGCCATCAGTGTCGGGGTGTACCAGAGCAGCGTGGCGGCTGAGGTCCGCTACGTGGTCGATTACACCGACGCCGTGGTCGTGCTGGCCGAGGACGAGGAACAGGTCGACAAGCTGCTCGAACACCGCGATGAGCTGCCGAAGGTCCGCAAGGTGATCTATGAGGATCCGCGCGGCATGAGCAAGCATGCTCACGACAGCTGGTTCATGAGCTTCGAGGAATTGCTCGAACTTGGCCGACAGCAGCCTGGGGACATCTTTGGACAGGAGGCTGCGCTGGGCCATCCTGACGACGTCTGCCATTTCAGCCTGACCTCGGGCACCACCGGCCAACCCAAGGCCGCCATGCTGTCGCACCGCAACCTGCTGTACATGGGGCAGTCGCTGGGGCGGGTCGAGGGGTTCAAGCCCGGCAGCGATTACCTGAGCTTCCTGCCCATGGCCTGGATCGGCGAGCAGATGATGACCATCGCCGTGGCGCTGTCCAACGGAATTACGGTGAATTTTCCGGAAAGCACCGAAACTGCCATGCACGACCTGGTCGAAGTCGGGCCGCACTTCATGTTTGCGCCGCCGCGCATCTGGGAAGGCATCCAGAGCCAGATGTTCATCCGCATGCAGGAGTCCTACGGGCTGAACCGGGTGCTGTACCGCAAGCTGCTGCAGTGGAGCACCGACGCCGCCGACGCGTCTTTAAGCGGGAGCAAACCCAGCGGTCTGGCGGCGTTCAAACGCTGGGTGGCCTACTGGGGTCTGACCCGGCCGCTGCTTGATCAGCTGGGCTTCCTGCGTCTGACGCACGCTTATACGGGCGGCGCGGCGCTGGGACCGGATGTGTTCCGCTTTTACCACGGACTGGGCGTCAACCTGAAACAGATCTACGGACAGACCGAGAACATCGGAATCGCCTACGTGCACCGTGACGGCGACGTGCGGTTCGACACGGTGGGTAAGATTCTGCCGGGTGGCGAAGTCCGCATTACTCCTGAAGGCGAGATTCTCAGCCGCAGCCCAGCAGTGTGTCAGGGCTACTACAAGAAGCCCGAGGCGACCGCCGAGACCATCCGGGACGGCTGGCTGCACAGCGGGGACGCCGGGCGCCTGACCGCCGACGGCCACCTGCAGGTTATCGACCGCCTGAGTGACGTGATGCAGAACGCCCGCGGCGACCGCTTCAGCCCGCAGTTCATCGAGAACCGCCTGAAGTTCAGCCCCTACGTCAAGGAAGCCGTGGTGCTGGGCGATGGCCGTGACGAGGTCACAGCCATCCTGAACGTGGACCCGATGACTGCCGGACAGTGGGCCGAGAAACACAAGCTGGCTTACAGCACCTACATGGACCTGAGCAGCAAGCCGGAGATTGCCGAGCTGATCGCGCGCGAGGTTCAGGAAGCCAACACGCGCCTGGAACCCCACGAGCGCATCAAGCGATTTGTGCTGCTGTACAAGCTGCTCGACGCCGACGACGACGAGCTGACCCGCACCGGCAAGGTCCGCCGCAAGACCATCCGGGAAAAATACGTCCCCATCATCGAGGCGCTGTACGACGGCAGCCGCAGCCGCGAGGTCGAGGCGGTCTTCAAGTACCAGGACGGCCAGGAACAGCGTGTGCACACCACCGTACAGGTTCATGACGTGCCGGGCGAGGCCGGGCCCAGTACGCTCCCGCCTGCCAGGTCTCCGGGTACTCCCGTCAGCGCCTGA
- a CDS encoding ABC transporter ATP-binding protein, with protein MPQLHVEHVTLAFGGLKALTDVSLVVPEGEIVSIIGPNGAGKTSLLNCISGFYHPTQGRITFGDHDLSRSAPNVVTSYGIARAFQNLELFRGLSVVENLLLARHTHLKYGLLDSLIYYGKASRQEAENRAYVERVIDFMELEAHRHHPVGTLAYGIQKRVEVARALTLAPQLLLLDEPMAGMNVEEKEDMVRFILDIQREQGITVMLIEHDMGVVMDISDRVYVLDFGQKIAEGTPAEVSANPRVIEAYTGVAEHSPAPAPLGVGA; from the coding sequence ATGCCGCAACTACATGTCGAACATGTCACCCTGGCCTTCGGTGGCCTCAAAGCCCTTACGGACGTAAGTCTGGTTGTCCCTGAAGGCGAGATCGTCAGCATCATCGGTCCCAACGGTGCCGGCAAGACCAGCCTGCTCAACTGCATCAGCGGCTTTTACCACCCGACGCAGGGCCGCATTACCTTCGGCGACCATGACCTGAGCCGCTCGGCGCCAAACGTGGTGACCAGTTACGGCATTGCCCGCGCCTTCCAGAACCTGGAACTGTTCCGGGGACTGTCAGTGGTGGAAAACCTGCTGCTGGCGCGCCATACCCACCTGAAATACGGCCTGCTGGACAGCCTGATCTACTACGGCAAGGCCAGCCGGCAGGAAGCCGAGAACCGCGCCTACGTAGAACGCGTGATCGACTTCATGGAGCTTGAGGCGCACCGTCACCATCCGGTCGGTACCCTCGCCTACGGCATTCAGAAGCGCGTGGAGGTGGCCCGCGCCCTGACGCTGGCTCCGCAGCTGCTGCTGTTGGACGAACCCATGGCCGGCATGAACGTTGAGGAGAAAGAGGACATGGTGCGCTTCATCCTGGATATCCAGCGCGAGCAGGGCATTACCGTGATGCTGATCGAGCACGACATGGGCGTGGTCATGGACATTTCTGACCGGGTTTACGTGCTGGACTTCGGGCAGAAGATTGCAGAGGGGACTCCGGCGGAAGTCAGCGCCAACCCCCGCGTGATCGAAGCGTACACGGGCGTTGCTGAACACTCGCCTGCACCTGCGCCGCTGGGGGTAGGAGCATGA
- a CDS encoding AMP-binding protein gives MNTPLTPLEPMLRTFAVYPDRPALIQDTAVICYAELADRTARLLTLLRESGLQPGGHVLLISPNTPDALLAFHAVPLAGGVIVPLNPAFGDEALNFLSVHADPQVALIDAAHLPRVQTTLETLNIPVIVTGDSDLAARLGALRPSPLKVPENLDEDSPISINYTSGTTSDPKGVMLTHRNAFLCLGNLLYHLNLRPHSVLLHALPLAHGNGWGCAWAVTAAGATHVPLPDPRGLREALCVQGITHLYASPALLTSLTDPAAAATLPQPVKLLLAGTSPNPRVLRTLQQQGFEVLHGYGLTETSAVMVVTDEADLGGLPDAPQVLARQGHPMIFGGQLDVVLDSGAAVPHDGQTPGEIIIRSNLVMKGYYKNRSATRRAIKHGWLHTGDLAVVHPDCRVEILDREGDLLKVQGQPVSSAQIEAVLYRHPSVREAVVVAARSSEGDLPVAFVTLHPGAQVLGRELLGFCAPHLPAHALPRRVQLVPELPKTASGKVLKHVLRAQVREKQVVQPAD, from the coding sequence TTGAATACGCCGCTGACACCCCTGGAGCCCATGCTCCGCACCTTCGCCGTCTATCCAGACCGGCCTGCCCTGATTCAGGACACAGCAGTCATCTGCTACGCGGAACTGGCCGACCGGACCGCACGGCTGCTCACCCTGTTGCGGGAAAGTGGACTACAGCCAGGCGGCCATGTCCTGCTGATTTCGCCCAACACGCCCGACGCCCTGCTGGCATTTCACGCCGTGCCGCTCGCGGGAGGCGTCATTGTGCCTCTTAATCCGGCGTTTGGGGACGAAGCCCTGAATTTTCTGAGTGTCCACGCCGACCCTCAGGTGGCCCTGATTGATGCTGCGCATCTTCCACGGGTCCAGACCACCCTGGAGACCTTGAATATCCCGGTGATTGTGACGGGTGATTCTGATCTGGCCGCGCGGCTTGGAGCCCTGCGTCCCTCTCCGCTCAAGGTGCCCGAAAACCTGGACGAGGACTCCCCGATCAGCATCAATTACACGTCAGGAACCACCAGCGACCCGAAAGGCGTGATGTTGACGCACCGCAACGCCTTTCTCTGCCTGGGCAACCTGCTCTACCACCTGAATCTGCGCCCACACAGCGTGCTGCTCCATGCGCTGCCTCTGGCGCACGGCAACGGCTGGGGCTGCGCCTGGGCGGTCACGGCAGCCGGAGCTACCCACGTTCCCCTGCCTGACCCACGTGGCCTGCGCGAGGCCCTGTGCGTGCAGGGGATCACTCACCTGTACGCCTCCCCTGCCCTGCTGACCTCACTGACCGATCCGGCTGCGGCAGCCACCCTGCCGCAGCCGGTGAAGCTGCTGCTTGCGGGCACCAGCCCCAACCCACGGGTGCTGCGAACCCTGCAGCAGCAGGGGTTCGAAGTGCTGCATGGCTACGGCCTGACCGAAACGAGCGCCGTGATGGTCGTCACGGACGAGGCTGATCTCGGGGGTCTACCCGACGCACCCCAGGTTCTGGCGCGCCAGGGTCACCCCATGATCTTCGGAGGACAGCTGGACGTGGTCCTTGACAGCGGCGCTGCTGTTCCCCATGACGGGCAGACTCCTGGCGAGATCATTATCCGCAGCAACTTGGTCATGAAGGGCTACTACAAAAACCGCTCAGCAACCCGGCGCGCCATCAAGCATGGCTGGCTCCACACCGGCGATCTGGCCGTCGTGCACCCCGACTGCCGGGTGGAAATTCTCGACCGCGAGGGCGACCTCTTGAAAGTCCAGGGCCAGCCGGTCTCCAGCGCCCAGATCGAGGCCGTGCTGTACCGGCACCCCAGTGTGCGCGAAGCGGTGGTGGTGGCGGCGCGCAGCAGCGAGGGGGACCTGCCGGTGGCCTTCGTCACGCTGCATCCAGGCGCCCAGGTGCTGGGCCGGGAACTCTTGGGATTCTGTGCGCCGCATCTGCCTGCCCATGCCCTGCCGCGCCGGGTGCAGCTGGTGCCCGAACTTCCTAAAACCGCCAGTGGGAAAGTGCTGAAGCATGTGCTGCGAGCGCAGGTCCGCGAGAAACAAGTAGTTCAGCCCGCCGACTGA
- a CDS encoding GGDEF domain-containing protein codes for MSDPLMQKLEDAWRWRESDPMRCQALLDEVSGTLNTFATEDWLIRTARQVVHAYLAFRDACQAEALSAATEALQVLNSQTSSWWYSRALNVRSCALLELGEYEQATLSLREQLRVSRDNGDVETEGSGLHDLGVMYTRTHPQTAESYLLSARAVFEAQRNTVGRAFCAYSLADLREAQGNSPEALQLYHDSLRHARSAGHQPMEVLVLSRLGELALSRGEAQAGEDWLRQALERETGQVGKRPLWVAVPPLVRLMLHGGRLTEARDMLLQQQARAQKAGMVVPLVAVHELLADVYEALDDPRRALEHLREYQRLFRQENSDEQARRVRALEVLHRTELAQQEADNQRQLNDRLKQALSELETLHRQVARASITDELTGVFNRHFLMTQGAAQVRQKTGQCASVAMLDIDHFKAVNDTYGHSGGDQVLRSFAQFLQAQLGSGTLLCRFGGEEFVVIFSDMPPEQALLHLDQLRLRLTDMAVPEFPSLQVSFTAGVVACKDGDLPEALRRADTLLLRGKRQGRGRILGDQDLPHQSRALP; via the coding sequence ATGTCTGACCCTCTGATGCAAAAGCTGGAGGACGCGTGGCGGTGGCGCGAAAGCGACCCAATGCGCTGTCAGGCCCTGCTGGACGAGGTATCTGGCACTCTAAACACTTTCGCCACAGAAGACTGGCTTATCCGGACGGCCCGTCAGGTGGTGCATGCCTACCTTGCTTTTCGTGATGCCTGCCAGGCGGAGGCCCTGTCCGCAGCGACCGAAGCCCTCCAGGTCCTGAACAGCCAGACCTCCTCATGGTGGTATAGCCGGGCCCTGAATGTTCGCAGCTGCGCCCTGCTGGAACTCGGCGAGTACGAGCAGGCCACCCTGTCCCTGCGCGAGCAGCTCCGCGTCAGCCGCGACAATGGGGACGTTGAAACGGAAGGTTCCGGCCTGCATGACCTGGGCGTTATGTATACCCGGACCCATCCACAGACTGCAGAAAGCTACCTGCTGTCCGCAAGGGCGGTCTTCGAGGCGCAGCGAAATACGGTGGGGCGCGCCTTCTGCGCTTACAGTCTGGCAGACCTGCGTGAAGCCCAGGGAAACAGCCCTGAAGCCCTGCAGCTGTATCACGACAGCCTGAGGCACGCCCGGAGTGCCGGGCATCAACCGATGGAGGTTCTGGTGCTGTCGCGTCTGGGCGAACTGGCCCTGAGCCGTGGCGAGGCACAAGCTGGCGAAGACTGGCTGCGGCAGGCTCTGGAGCGGGAGACTGGACAGGTGGGCAAGCGGCCGCTGTGGGTCGCGGTACCGCCCCTGGTCCGGCTGATGCTTCACGGGGGTCGCCTGACTGAGGCCCGCGACATGCTGCTCCAGCAACAGGCCCGGGCACAGAAGGCCGGTATGGTGGTGCCTCTCGTGGCTGTCCATGAGCTGCTGGCCGATGTCTACGAAGCCCTTGACGATCCGCGGCGGGCGCTCGAACACTTGCGCGAGTACCAGCGGCTGTTCCGACAGGAGAACAGTGACGAACAGGCCCGGCGGGTGCGTGCGCTGGAAGTGCTGCACCGCACCGAGCTGGCCCAGCAGGAGGCCGACAATCAGCGTCAGCTTAATGACAGACTGAAGCAGGCTCTTTCCGAACTGGAGACGCTGCACCGGCAGGTGGCCCGGGCCAGCATTACTGATGAGCTGACCGGTGTGTTCAACCGCCATTTTCTGATGACCCAGGGAGCGGCGCAGGTTCGTCAGAAGACTGGCCAGTGCGCCAGCGTAGCCATGCTGGACATCGACCATTTCAAGGCTGTCAACGACACTTACGGGCATAGTGGAGGTGACCAGGTGCTGCGGTCTTTCGCTCAGTTTCTGCAGGCGCAACTGGGAAGCGGGACCCTGCTGTGCCGTTTTGGTGGAGAGGAATTTGTGGTGATCTTTTCGGATATGCCGCCAGAGCAGGCCCTGCTGCACCTGGACCAGCTGCGCCTGCGCCTGACGGACATGGCGGTACCGGAATTCCCTTCCCTGCAGGTGTCGTTCACGGCCGGAGTGGTTGCCTGCAAGGATGGCGACCTGCCGGAGGCCTTACGGCGGGCAGATACATTACTGCTGCGCGGCAAGCGTCAGGGGCGCGGGCGCATTCTTGGAGATCAGGATCTTCCGCATCAGTCTCGGGCTCTGCCCTGA
- a CDS encoding ribonuclease HII, which yields MASPSVTPDWAYEREHWRRGYFRVAGVDEAGRGAWAGPVTVAAVILPGLAQEYPFRDSKQLSASQREACAQEVRRVALSYAVEHAWPEEIERLNILGATHAAAARALARLDPAPQALITDYLKLRTSLPLSAPPRADALSYTVAAASLLAKTERDHLMLELDLQHPGYGFAGHKGYGAPAHRAALAELGVSPVHRRSYAPIRALLEAPTPLLTLPGPR from the coding sequence ATGGCCTCTCCTTCCGTGACTCCTGATTGGGCCTACGAACGCGAACACTGGCGCCGGGGCTACTTCCGCGTTGCCGGGGTCGACGAAGCCGGGCGAGGTGCCTGGGCCGGACCAGTCACTGTGGCAGCAGTGATTCTGCCGGGGCTCGCTCAGGAATACCCTTTTCGCGACAGCAAACAGCTCAGCGCCTCGCAGCGGGAGGCATGTGCACAGGAGGTCCGCCGCGTGGCCCTGAGTTACGCCGTTGAACATGCCTGGCCCGAGGAAATCGAGCGGCTGAATATTCTGGGAGCGACTCACGCAGCTGCGGCGCGCGCCCTGGCCCGGCTGGACCCGGCGCCTCAGGCCCTGATCACTGATTACCTGAAGTTGCGCACGAGCCTGCCGCTGTCCGCTCCGCCCCGGGCTGACGCGCTGAGCTACACGGTCGCCGCCGCCAGCCTGCTGGCCAAGACCGAACGCGACCACCTGATGCTGGAGCTGGACCTCCAGCACCCTGGCTACGGCTTTGCAGGCCATAAGGGATACGGGGCCCCAGCGCACCGCGCAGCCCTGGCGGAACTGGGGGTCAGCCCCGTGCATCGGCGCAGTTACGCGCCTATCCGGGCCCTGCTGGAAGCACCGACGCCGCTGCTTACGCTCCCGGGGCCCAGGTGA
- the lepA gene encoding translation elongation factor 4 codes for MHHPARLQGVNVRNFSIIAHVDHGKSTLADRILERLGAMGERDKRDQTLDTLELERERGITIKSTPIRLVYRRENGEEYVFNLIDTPGHVDFNYEVSRSLAACEGVLLLVDASQGVEAQTIVNAYLAIDNNLEIIPVINKIDLPAADPEGAAKELEEVIGIPADGAVFASGKSGIGIPEILEAVVERIPPPPGDPEAPLKALIFDSFYDAYQGVILLVRVLEGTLNPKDEIRLMNAGKDFEVDKVGTFSPALVVGNSLSAGAVGWVAAGIKDIADAQVGDTLTGKDRQTDEPFPGFKPAQPVVFSGLYPTDTEDYRKLRDALEKLKLNDAAFSFEPETSEALGFGFRCGFLGLLHAEIIQERLEREYDLDLIATAPAVVYRVTLTNGEIFETQNPAEFPTRDRITSVEEPYIKLSIMLPEDYVGPVMQLLQERRGSMITMNYMGKRVELLYEVPFGEILYDFHDRLKSISRGYASMDYEQIGYREGDLRKVDIMVNNEVIDALAVIVHETKTYSLGRKIVDKMAEVIPRQMFPVPVQAVIGAKIIARATVKAFRKDVLAKCYGGDISRKKKLLDKQKKGRARMKQFGTVEVPQEAFLAVLSTEE; via the coding sequence ATTCACCACCCCGCTAGACTGCAAGGTGTGAACGTTAGGAATTTTTCCATCATCGCGCACGTGGACCACGGCAAGTCCACGCTGGCCGACCGCATCCTGGAGCGGCTCGGCGCGATGGGTGAACGTGACAAGCGCGACCAGACGCTTGATACCCTGGAGCTGGAGCGCGAGCGCGGCATTACCATCAAGTCCACCCCAATCCGACTGGTCTACCGCCGTGAAAATGGCGAGGAATACGTCTTCAACCTGATTGATACTCCTGGTCACGTGGACTTCAATTACGAGGTTTCGCGTTCGCTGGCCGCCTGCGAGGGCGTGCTGCTGCTGGTCGACGCCTCTCAGGGAGTCGAGGCCCAGACCATCGTCAACGCCTACCTGGCCATCGACAACAACCTGGAAATCATTCCGGTAATCAACAAAATCGACCTTCCTGCTGCCGATCCCGAAGGAGCAGCGAAGGAGCTTGAAGAGGTCATCGGGATTCCGGCAGACGGTGCGGTGTTCGCCTCGGGCAAGTCGGGCATCGGCATTCCCGAAATCCTGGAAGCCGTGGTCGAGCGGATTCCCCCACCTCCAGGCGACCCGGAAGCGCCCCTGAAAGCGCTGATCTTCGATTCCTTCTACGACGCTTATCAGGGCGTGATCCTGTTGGTGCGTGTGCTTGAAGGCACCCTGAACCCCAAGGACGAAATCCGGCTGATGAACGCAGGTAAGGACTTCGAGGTCGACAAGGTCGGTACCTTCAGCCCTGCCCTGGTGGTTGGCAACTCACTGTCTGCAGGCGCGGTCGGCTGGGTGGCAGCCGGGATCAAAGACATTGCCGACGCTCAGGTGGGCGATACCCTGACCGGCAAGGACCGTCAGACCGACGAACCCTTCCCCGGGTTCAAACCGGCGCAGCCGGTGGTGTTTTCGGGTCTCTACCCCACCGACACTGAGGATTACCGCAAGCTGCGTGACGCTCTGGAGAAGCTCAAGCTCAACGACGCGGCGTTTTCCTTCGAACCTGAGACCTCCGAGGCGCTGGGATTCGGGTTTCGCTGCGGCTTCCTGGGCCTGCTGCACGCTGAGATCATCCAGGAGCGCCTGGAGCGCGAGTACGACCTCGATCTGATCGCCACAGCCCCGGCCGTGGTTTACCGCGTTACGCTGACCAACGGTGAGATCTTCGAAACTCAGAACCCTGCGGAGTTCCCCACCCGCGACCGCATTACCAGCGTGGAGGAGCCGTACATCAAGCTGTCGATCATGCTGCCCGAAGACTACGTCGGTCCGGTGATGCAGCTCCTCCAGGAGCGCCGCGGTTCCATGATCACCATGAACTACATGGGCAAGCGCGTAGAACTGCTGTATGAAGTGCCGTTCGGGGAGATCCTGTATGACTTCCACGACCGCCTGAAGTCCATCAGTCGCGGCTACGCCAGCATGGATTACGAGCAGATCGGCTACCGCGAGGGCGACCTGCGCAAGGTAGACATCATGGTGAACAACGAGGTCATTGACGCGCTGGCCGTCATTGTTCATGAGACCAAAACCTATAGCCTGGGCCGCAAGATTGTAGACAAGATGGCCGAAGTCATTCCCCGGCAGATGTTCCCGGTCCCAGTGCAAGCAGTGATCGGTGCGAAGATCATTGCCCGGGCTACCGTCAAGGCCTTCCGCAAGGACGTGCTGGCCAAGTGTTACGGCGGCGACATCTCACGTAAAAAGAAACTGCTGGATAAGCAGAAGAAGGGCCGTGCCCGCATGAAGCAGTTCGGAACGGTAGAAGTGCCGCAGGAGGCCTTCCTGGCTGTGCTCAGCACCGAAGAATAG
- a CDS encoding sensor histidine kinase — MSRLPFLVRPVPQQGAVRLSTLRTQFTLVIFLLAFLPNLVLTLSARPASPSPTLLAWMLLVAGLCGLLGYLLSGALLRPLSRLERELERGRLTDIHDDDPAEIRALREAFSHLLSRLSTEQTRRNAFMATLVHDLKTPLIATSHLTHALATLPLPEEERREVGQHIQAETGRLLALVQQMADAHRFEREDVKIHPELTDLRSLLSAVAQRLESQAQAQGVALSVHGAGSACVDRSVLERAITNLADNAVRFARSQVQLHVTSHGLAVLDDGPGLQAPLEDLAQPFNSQPTIIAGQQYTAGTAGLGLYITRRVAEAHGGHLLYERQTLPLPSSDTSATLPSPAAGHTALFIVLPEVLP, encoded by the coding sequence ATGAGCCGCCTGCCATTTCTGGTGCGCCCGGTCCCACAACAGGGTGCCGTGCGGCTCAGTACGCTACGTACCCAGTTCACGCTGGTGATTTTTCTTCTGGCCTTTCTACCCAATCTGGTTCTAACTCTCAGCGCACGGCCAGCCTCCCCCAGCCCAACGCTGCTGGCGTGGATGCTGCTGGTGGCGGGCCTGTGCGGCTTGCTGGGCTACCTGCTCAGCGGTGCGCTGCTGCGCCCATTGAGCAGATTGGAACGGGAACTGGAACGTGGCCGCCTGACCGATATCCACGACGACGATCCAGCTGAAATTCGTGCATTGCGGGAAGCCTTTTCTCACTTGCTCAGCCGGCTCAGCACTGAGCAGACACGCCGCAACGCATTCATGGCAACCCTGGTTCACGACCTGAAAACTCCGTTGATTGCTACCAGTCACCTGACCCATGCCCTGGCCACGCTGCCCCTGCCTGAAGAGGAACGACGTGAAGTAGGTCAGCATATCCAGGCGGAAACCGGCCGCCTCCTGGCACTGGTACAGCAGATGGCCGACGCTCATCGGTTCGAGCGTGAGGACGTAAAGATCCATCCTGAGCTCACCGACTTGCGGTCCCTGCTGAGTGCCGTCGCGCAGCGTCTGGAGTCCCAGGCCCAGGCCCAAGGGGTGGCCCTGAGTGTGCACGGCGCGGGAAGTGCCTGTGTGGACCGCAGTGTGTTGGAACGGGCCATAACCAATCTGGCTGACAACGCCGTGCGCTTCGCCCGAAGCCAGGTGCAACTGCACGTCACGAGTCATGGTCTTGCCGTGCTGGACGACGGCCCCGGTCTGCAAGCCCCTCTTGAGGACCTGGCTCAGCCGTTCAATTCACAACCCACCATCATTGCCGGCCAGCAGTACACCGCCGGTACCGCTGGCCTCGGTCTGTACATCACCCGCCGTGTTGCTGAAGCCCATGGTGGTCACCTTCTCTACGAACGCCAAACCCTCCCCCTGCCCAGTTCCGACACATCCGCAACCCTGCCCTCACCTGCAGCGGGTCATACCGCTCTGTTCATCGTTCTCCCGGAGGTTTTGCCATGA